Proteins from a genomic interval of Cardiobacteriaceae bacterium TAE3-ERU3:
- a CDS encoding UDP-N-acetylmuramoyl-L-alanyl-D-glutamate--2,6-diaminopimelate ligase, with protein MPDVAVRNIETDSRLLNEHTWWLASKGVSSHALDHAGGDLLCAGVVYEPPYASVDPQWIAFSELSQHIGDIAARFYDHPSQKMTVFAVTGTDGKSSLVHFLAQALDAGMIGTIGNGRLENLQKASHTTPDALNMQRLLADFVTQDIKRVAMEVSSHALDQGRIGGVDVDVAVFSNLSRDHLDYHNDMEDYFLAKARLFSRPIKHAVINIDDEYGRRLIDDNLIYPDATIWAVSSHGRLHNRADHLLQAKEITLHSGGIRMMLQVDGEAVAIDSTLLARFNVDNLLNVAACLLTDGLAVSDLAAKLRGLRGVPGRVERIALPQGCAAMVDYAHTPGAVENALQGVRAHVAGKLWVIFGCGGNRDKGKRPLMAAAAERYADCVVVTDDNPRHEDPNVIVQDVLAGLEYPQKVQVIQPRDVAIRSVLAQMQAGDGLLIAGKGHEDYQIIGDIRHPFSDQDVVRSWVEEVCN; from the coding sequence GTGCCCGATGTAGCTGTACGCAATATTGAAACCGACTCGCGCTTGCTCAATGAACACACGTGGTGGTTGGCCAGTAAAGGCGTTTCCTCGCATGCACTCGATCATGCTGGTGGAGATTTGCTGTGTGCTGGGGTCGTTTATGAGCCACCTTATGCGTCAGTGGATCCTCAATGGATCGCTTTTTCTGAGCTGAGCCAGCATATTGGCGATATCGCAGCCCGTTTTTACGATCATCCCAGTCAAAAAATGACCGTATTTGCCGTGACCGGTACTGATGGTAAATCGTCACTGGTACATTTTTTGGCTCAAGCACTTGATGCGGGCATGATTGGTACGATTGGTAATGGTCGTTTGGAAAATTTGCAAAAAGCCAGCCATACCACACCGGACGCACTCAATATGCAGCGCCTGTTGGCAGATTTTGTCACGCAAGATATTAAACGGGTAGCGATGGAAGTGTCTTCCCATGCGCTGGATCAAGGGCGTATTGGTGGCGTGGATGTTGATGTTGCCGTGTTCTCAAATTTAAGCCGTGACCATCTCGATTATCATAATGATATGGAAGACTATTTCCTCGCCAAGGCACGGCTGTTTTCGCGCCCAATTAAGCATGCTGTAATCAATATAGATGATGAGTACGGCCGACGCTTGATTGATGACAACCTGATTTATCCTGATGCGACTATTTGGGCCGTGAGCAGCCATGGTCGGCTTCATAACCGAGCGGATCATTTACTGCAAGCCAAAGAAATTACCCTGCACAGTGGTGGTATTCGCATGATGCTTCAAGTTGATGGTGAAGCTGTTGCGATCGACAGCACACTGCTCGCACGATTTAATGTTGATAATCTGCTCAATGTTGCCGCGTGCTTACTCACAGACGGTTTGGCAGTAAGTGATCTTGCTGCAAAATTGCGTGGCTTGCGTGGTGTACCTGGGCGTGTCGAGCGAATTGCATTGCCACAAGGTTGTGCAGCTATGGTGGATTATGCGCACACGCCTGGCGCAGTGGAAAATGCTTTGCAAGGTGTGCGTGCGCATGTTGCAGGTAAATTGTGGGTTATTTTTGGCTGTGGCGGTAATCGCGACAAAGGCAAGCGTCCATTAATGGCTGCTGCAGCCGAGCGTTATGCAGATTGTGTGGTCGTGACGGATGATAATCCACGCCATGAAGATCCAAATGTGATTGTGCAGGACGTGCTTGCTGGTCTTGAGTATCCACAAAAGGTACAAGTTATTCAGCCTAGAGATGTTGCTATCCGCAGTGTGTTGGCGCAGATGCAGGCGGGCGATGGTCTGTTGATTGCCGGAAAAGGGCATGAGGATTATCAAATTATTGGTGATATTCGTCATCCGTTTAGCGATCAGGACGTGGTACGCAGCTGGGTGGAGGAAGTATGCAATTGA
- a CDS encoding penicillin-binding protein 2 produces the protein MARSAFRYGGKTRRNVALALLGIAALLIVAKLVFLQTVTADFLVKESMSRSLRITEEDALRGMILDREGEPLAISSVISNLVVNPRQMWATINGDFTRLQEKCLAKKDISPDCDWVNDNDLDQDVRLVRYQYQRLRPAAMMLNQSVDELYRTLDKRKNRQFYYVERSLSPMQVDDVLSANVPGFDREDTYQRFYPTGALMGQIIGYTDIDEKGQEGMELVYNSWLAGQKGQVKVIKDRNRKTLRMVEEIRPASPGSPLQLSIDKRIQYIMHDVLQRTLDQFSAKSASGVMVDVKTGEVLAMVSLPTGNPNNTMERKPELMKNHIITDVFEPGSTIKPIAVAAALDAGVITPSTRFNTNGTLRIGKNIVRDTHWYGELDTTGVIRKSSNVGMALISKRLPKTAYNDFLHRMGFGRKTGVAFPGEQAGVVQPAEKLNEFGYATTMFGYGMSATALQLAHAYATLANDGVALPLSLLKQNMPPEGERVLKAETAQALRGMLVAAVSQGGTGTRAQMPSYTVAGKTGTSHKIIDGGYAKNRYRSLFAGYAPANNPRIAMVIVVDDPVGKAYYGGLVAAPPFAEIGEWALNILGVLPDKVAKSDQVKLEFEVDPDMAPDLALIEDPSARVVQ, from the coding sequence ATGGCACGTTCTGCTTTCCGTTATGGTGGTAAAACCCGACGCAATGTCGCTTTGGCTTTGCTGGGCATAGCTGCGTTATTGATTGTCGCCAAGTTGGTGTTCTTACAGACAGTGACGGCAGACTTTCTCGTTAAGGAAAGTATGAGTCGTTCATTGCGCATTACGGAAGAAGATGCGCTGCGCGGTATGATTCTTGACCGGGAAGGTGAGCCGTTGGCTATTTCATCGGTCATTAGTAATTTGGTGGTCAATCCGCGCCAAATGTGGGCAACGATTAATGGCGATTTCACTCGCTTGCAGGAAAAATGTCTGGCTAAAAAAGATATATCTCCAGATTGTGACTGGGTGAATGATAATGACCTTGATCAAGATGTCCGGCTGGTGCGGTATCAATATCAGCGCCTGAGGCCAGCAGCGATGATGCTTAATCAAAGCGTTGATGAACTCTACCGTACATTGGATAAGCGTAAGAACCGCCAGTTTTATTACGTTGAGCGCAGTTTGTCGCCAATGCAGGTCGATGATGTCTTGTCGGCAAATGTGCCTGGCTTTGATCGTGAAGATACCTATCAGCGCTTTTACCCTACCGGTGCCTTGATGGGGCAAATCATTGGCTATACCGATATTGATGAGAAAGGTCAGGAAGGTATGGAGTTGGTGTACAACTCATGGCTAGCCGGGCAAAAAGGGCAAGTTAAGGTCATTAAAGACCGCAACCGCAAGACGCTGCGTATGGTTGAAGAAATCCGCCCAGCCTCGCCGGGCTCTCCATTGCAGCTGAGTATTGACAAGCGCATTCAATACATCATGCATGATGTGTTGCAGCGTACGCTGGATCAGTTTAGTGCCAAATCAGCCTCAGGGGTTATGGTTGACGTCAAGACGGGTGAAGTATTGGCAATGGTATCGTTGCCAACCGGAAACCCTAATAACACTATGGAGCGCAAGCCTGAGTTGATGAAAAACCACATCATCACGGATGTGTTCGAGCCGGGTTCAACCATTAAACCAATCGCTGTCGCTGCGGCACTTGATGCTGGAGTGATTACGCCGTCAACGCGCTTCAATACTAATGGTACATTGCGCATTGGCAAGAATATCGTGCGCGATACACATTGGTATGGTGAGCTTGACACGACTGGCGTAATTCGCAAGTCATCTAACGTCGGTATGGCTCTGATCAGTAAGCGTTTACCAAAAACGGCGTATAACGATTTTCTGCACCGCATGGGCTTTGGCCGTAAAACAGGTGTCGCATTCCCGGGAGAGCAGGCTGGTGTGGTTCAACCAGCAGAAAAGCTCAATGAATTTGGCTATGCGACCACTATGTTCGGTTATGGTATGTCTGCCACGGCACTTCAATTAGCTCATGCCTATGCGACACTGGCTAACGACGGCGTTGCTCTGCCATTGTCATTGCTTAAGCAGAATATGCCACCGGAAGGTGAGCGAGTTTTGAAAGCTGAGACAGCGCAAGCTTTGCGCGGTATGTTGGTTGCAGCGGTGAGTCAGGGTGGTACGGGTACACGTGCGCAAATGCCAAGCTATACCGTGGCTGGTAAGACAGGAACTTCGCATAAGATCATTGATGGTGGTTACGCTAAAAACCGCTATCGCTCGCTGTTTGCCGGTTATGCACCAGCAAATAATCCACGTATTGCGATGGTGATCGTCGTTGATGATCCTGTTGGTAAAGCGTACTACGGTGGTCTCGTTGCTGCACCACCATTTGCTGAAATTGGCGAATGGGCACTCAATATCCTTGGGGTACTACCTGATAAGGTGGCGAAATCCGATCAAGTTAAGCTTGAATTCGAAGTCGATCCAGATATGGCGCCAGATTTGGCCTTGATTGAAGATCCATCAGCAAGGGTAGTGCAGTGA
- a CDS encoding cell division protein FtsL, giving the protein MKLMLFAVAVLLAAAGYNGVVDAQYAQQHGQLVGEVQALKEARDQVNAQWTQLLIEQKMLADDSVVSHAVQAGMKMHLPGAEQVVYLD; this is encoded by the coding sequence ATGAAACTGATGTTATTTGCGGTAGCGGTATTGCTGGCTGCAGCTGGCTACAATGGTGTGGTTGATGCGCAATATGCACAACAACACGGTCAACTGGTTGGTGAGGTTCAAGCGCTGAAAGAAGCGCGTGATCAAGTCAATGCGCAATGGACGCAACTTTTGATTGAGCAAAAAATGCTTGCTGATGACAGTGTGGTTAGCCACGCAGTACAGGCTGGTATGAAAATGCACCTGCCGGGCGCCGAGCAGGTTGTTTATCTGGATTGA
- the rsmH gene encoding 16S rRNA (cytosine(1402)-N(4))-methyltransferase RsmH, which translates to MSQHVSVLLEESVAALDIRSDGAYLDATFGRGGHSRLILQQLGEGGRLYALDRDPQAAAEAAGIDDPRFHFARAAFSQMAGAFADIERGSLDGVLFDLGVSSPQLDQAERGFSFAKEGPLDMRMDNEVGITAKEWLETVSESDLARAIRDLGGESHSIARRIARAITAERGKLNTTLDLAEVVSAAMPRKYHRPGYHPATQTFQAIRISVNDEVGEIERALAAATDLLKSGGVLAVITFHGLEDALVKRFIRSREGEDLPAEIPSQSGRIGQELELIRPLIKPSAQAVAANPRCRSARLRKAVKI; encoded by the coding sequence ATGAGTCAGCATGTTTCAGTTTTACTTGAGGAATCGGTTGCGGCGCTCGACATTCGCTCAGATGGTGCATACCTCGATGCGACGTTTGGTCGCGGTGGCCACAGTCGCTTGATCTTGCAGCAGCTTGGAGAAGGTGGGCGGCTTTATGCGCTTGATCGCGATCCGCAGGCGGCAGCTGAAGCGGCAGGTATTGATGACCCTCGCTTTCATTTTGCACGGGCTGCTTTCTCGCAGATGGCTGGCGCTTTTGCTGATATTGAGCGTGGTTCGCTTGACGGTGTGCTGTTTGACCTCGGGGTATCCTCACCGCAGCTTGATCAGGCTGAGCGTGGTTTTTCTTTTGCCAAAGAAGGGCCGCTTGATATGCGCATGGATAACGAAGTCGGTATAACGGCAAAAGAGTGGTTGGAGACGGTCAGTGAATCAGATTTGGCGCGAGCCATTCGTGATCTGGGCGGTGAGAGCCACAGTATTGCACGGCGTATTGCCCGCGCGATTACAGCTGAGCGAGGCAAGCTCAATACGACGCTCGATCTTGCCGAGGTCGTTTCGGCTGCGATGCCAAGGAAATATCATCGCCCGGGTTATCACCCGGCGACGCAGACGTTCCAGGCAATTCGCATATCGGTTAACGATGAAGTTGGCGAAATTGAGCGCGCGTTGGCAGCAGCGACAGATTTATTAAAAAGCGGCGGGGTACTCGCTGTGATTACTTTCCACGGACTGGAAGATGCGCTGGTCAAGCGCTTTATTCGCAGCCGTGAGGGTGAAGATTTACCGGCGGAAATTCCGTCACAAAGTGGCAGGATCGGTCAAGAGCTCGAGCTGATTCGTCCACTGATTAAGCCATCCGCACAAGCGGTAGCGGCGAATCCAAGATGTAGAAGTGCTCGTTTAAGAAAGGCGGTAAAAATATGA
- the mraZ gene encoding division/cell wall cluster transcriptional repressor MraZ: MFLGTFPISLDSKGRLSIPAKLRDFFAEESDNTLVITADVEKNLLVYTLDQWEKVVPQLVALPSFNARARSIKRLYMGYANDCNIDASGRVLIPPALREYAGLDKKVMLVGMGNKFELWDKARWDEVNAQDAALLLNDGFEGFDDVLGSLSL, translated from the coding sequence ATGTTTCTCGGTACTTTCCCAATTTCGCTAGATAGCAAGGGTCGCTTGTCGATCCCGGCGAAGTTGCGCGATTTTTTTGCCGAGGAAAGTGACAACACGCTGGTGATAACCGCAGATGTTGAAAAAAACCTGCTGGTTTACACGCTTGATCAGTGGGAAAAGGTCGTGCCACAACTGGTTGCTTTGCCTTCATTTAATGCTCGTGCACGCAGTATCAAACGCCTGTATATGGGCTACGCCAATGACTGCAATATTGATGCCAGTGGTCGTGTACTGATTCCACCAGCTTTGCGTGAATACGCCGGGCTGGATAAGAAGGTCATGCTGGTTGGTATGGGGAACAAATTTGAGCTGTGGGATAAGGCGCGTTGGGATGAGGTTAATGCGCAAGATGCTGCGTTGCTTCTCAACGATGGTTTTGAAGGTTTTGATGATGTGCTGGGGTCACTGTCGTTATGA
- a CDS encoding RnfH family protein, with protein sequence MATLHVEVAYAEPTRQKIIQFVINEGTTAAQAAARSGIVRFFPGLDLKDAEYGIFSQPCAADHVLRDGDRVEIYRPLIADPKEMRRQRARRT encoded by the coding sequence ATGGCGACCCTGCACGTTGAAGTGGCTTATGCCGAGCCAACGCGGCAGAAGATTATTCAGTTCGTGATCAACGAAGGTACGACAGCAGCGCAGGCTGCAGCGCGCTCTGGTATCGTGCGATTTTTCCCCGGGCTTGACTTAAAAGACGCTGAATACGGTATTTTTAGTCAGCCATGCGCGGCGGATCATGTATTGCGCGATGGTGATCGGGTTGAAATTTATCGGCCATTGATCGCTGATCCAAAGGAAATGAGGCGACAGCGGGCGCGCAGGACATAA
- a CDS encoding type II toxin-antitoxin system RatA family toxin yields MLFEEVVVKGLFIGDNVVVVCGFFLAHVFLVLSAGLQYRAVIKYKGSIVPQIRKSKKLPFSSAQMFDLVADVERYPEFLPWCSEAKLVKRDDKEIVGSLTAVKGGLRKSFTTRNHYEYPKWMDITLVEGPFKKLNGRWDFVEQNDGGCVVNYRMDFEVPFFLAPILGGLLDYMANTMVDSFAQRARAVYGDPAR; encoded by the coding sequence ATGCTCTTCGAGGAAGTAGTCGTGAAAGGCCTTTTTATTGGTGATAATGTTGTTGTCGTGTGCGGGTTTTTTCTTGCTCATGTTTTTCTTGTCCTGAGCGCTGGTTTACAATACCGCGCAGTCATTAAATATAAAGGCTCTATTGTGCCACAGATCCGCAAGTCGAAAAAATTGCCATTTAGTTCTGCGCAGATGTTTGATCTGGTTGCCGACGTCGAGCGCTATCCGGAATTTTTGCCGTGGTGTAGTGAGGCGAAGCTGGTTAAGCGCGATGATAAAGAAATCGTCGGGTCACTGACCGCGGTTAAAGGCGGGCTGCGTAAGTCATTCACCACGCGTAATCACTATGAATATCCTAAGTGGATGGATATTACGTTGGTTGAAGGGCCGTTTAAGAAGCTCAACGGGCGCTGGGATTTTGTCGAACAGAATGATGGCGGCTGTGTGGTTAATTACCGTATGGATTTTGAAGTGCCGTTCTTTCTTGCACCGATTCTTGGCGGGTTGCTTGATTATATGGCCAATACGATGGTAGATAGTTTTGCGCAAAGGGCGAGAGCGGTTTATGGCGACCCTGCACGTTGA
- the smpB gene encoding SsrA-binding protein SmpB, with protein MSKKKPAHDNNIITNKKAFHDYFLEEHFEAGISLEGWEVKALRAGRIQVKESHILVKNGEVFLFGAYINPLPSASTHVFPDPSRTRKLLLHRHEISKLIGAVERDGYTLAPVNLYWKNGYVKVNIAIAKGKKEFDKRAVKKDRDWQRQKARVMKTHNN; from the coding sequence ATGAGCAAGAAAAAACCCGCACACGACAACAACATTATCACCAATAAAAAGGCCTTTCACGACTACTTCCTCGAAGAGCATTTCGAGGCCGGTATCTCATTAGAGGGCTGGGAAGTCAAAGCATTACGTGCCGGACGTATTCAAGTCAAGGAAAGTCATATATTGGTAAAAAATGGCGAAGTCTTTTTATTCGGTGCCTATATCAATCCACTGCCATCAGCATCGACACACGTCTTTCCCGACCCGTCACGTACGCGCAAACTATTGTTGCACCGCCACGAAATCAGCAAATTGATTGGCGCTGTTGAGCGCGATGGCTACACGCTCGCACCAGTTAACCTGTATTGGAAGAACGGCTACGTCAAGGTCAACATCGCCATTGCCAAAGGCAAAAAAGAGTTTGACAAGCGTGCGGTGAAAAAAGACCGCGACTGGCAGCGCCAAAAAGCACGCGTTATGAAAACGCACAACAATTAA
- a CDS encoding MBL fold metallo-hydrolase produces the protein MSHEVIQLKVEDRDNFIHVIADRQSSEAAVIDPAWDAEGIADVLDEEDLTLTMILITHSHHDHVNAIHELYKLYPEATIFISEKEHPVWPDCPEDAILVNDGDEIAFASSSIGVISTPGHTIGGCCYHIGNDLFTGDTLFIYGCGRADLKGGNPSTLYRSLQKLKKLSADTRIWVGHDYSVCEESTLGEQFAHNPFLMINDEADFIRYRMELAGETRSQPYGPIEQEELDRVLGK, from the coding sequence ATGAGCCACGAAGTCATCCAACTCAAAGTCGAAGACCGCGACAATTTCATCCACGTCATTGCTGATCGCCAAAGTAGTGAAGCAGCCGTCATTGACCCTGCGTGGGATGCAGAAGGCATCGCCGATGTACTCGATGAGGAAGATCTGACCCTAACAATGATCCTCATCACCCACAGCCACCATGATCACGTCAACGCTATTCACGAACTCTATAAGCTCTATCCTGAAGCAACTATTTTCATCAGTGAAAAAGAGCATCCTGTTTGGCCAGATTGCCCGGAAGACGCCATTCTCGTTAATGATGGTGATGAAATCGCCTTTGCCAGTTCAAGCATCGGCGTCATCAGCACCCCAGGGCACACTATCGGCGGCTGTTGCTACCATATTGGCAATGACCTCTTCACTGGCGACACCCTGTTTATCTATGGCTGTGGCCGTGCCGACCTAAAAGGTGGCAATCCTTCCACCCTCTACCGCAGCTTGCAAAAGCTGAAAAAACTCTCAGCTGACACGCGTATTTGGGTCGGCCACGACTACAGCGTCTGTGAAGAATCCACCCTTGGCGAACAATTTGCGCACAACCCCTTCCTGATGATCAACGACGAAGCTGACTTTATCCGTTACCGCATGGAGCTTGCAGGTGAAACCCGCAGCCAACCTTACGGACCAATCGAGCAAGAAGAACTAGACCGCGTCCTCGGTAAATAA
- a CDS encoding N-acetyltransferase, with product MSINKQGNAFIYTKDDGCKGGEITFKPQGDNIIVADHTYVDQPLRGRGIAGKLLNALVEYARSENLKIKAQCSYVATAFARDDRYQDVNADA from the coding sequence ATGAGCATAAACAAACAAGGCAACGCTTTTATCTACACTAAAGACGACGGCTGCAAAGGTGGCGAGATCACCTTCAAGCCACAAGGCGACAACATCATTGTCGCCGATCACACTTACGTCGATCAGCCGCTGCGCGGACGAGGCATCGCGGGGAAATTACTCAATGCACTCGTAGAATACGCGCGCAGTGAAAACCTCAAAATAAAGGCACAGTGCAGCTACGTCGCCACTGCCTTTGCACGCGATGATCGCTATCAGGACGTCAACGCCGATGCCTGA
- a CDS encoding DNA glycosylase, whose amino-acid sequence MPPHATVMMSGSMPPRPEKWCMPFHYPNFYNDMWRIYGLVFFNDAAHFQVGEEHRFDPERIRDFLYQRGIALVPTVRKAIREHGNASDKHLTIVETVDLATTIAQLPDCRWIMTTGGKATDIILSLCEHEDKAPKTNQSIPIHIDERSLTLYRLPSTSRAYPLALAKKADAYRTFFQLAGLL is encoded by the coding sequence ATGCCGCCACATGCTACCGTCATGATGAGTGGCAGTATGCCACCACGCCCTGAAAAATGGTGTATGCCGTTTCACTACCCCAACTTCTACAACGATATGTGGCGCATCTACGGGCTGGTCTTTTTTAACGACGCGGCACATTTTCAAGTCGGCGAAGAACACCGCTTCGATCCGGAACGCATCCGCGACTTTCTCTACCAACGCGGCATTGCCCTCGTCCCCACGGTCAGAAAAGCGATTCGTGAACACGGCAACGCCTCGGACAAACACCTCACCATCGTCGAAACCGTCGATCTCGCCACCACCATCGCGCAACTGCCCGACTGCCGCTGGATCATGACCACTGGCGGCAAAGCCACCGACATCATCCTCAGCCTCTGTGAGCACGAAGACAAAGCGCCGAAAACCAACCAAAGCATTCCTATTCATATTGACGAACGATCGCTTACGCTCTACCGCCTACCATCTACCTCACGCGCTTATCCACTCGCACTAGCAAAAAAAGCCGACGCTTATCGCACCTTCTTCCAACTCGCTGGACTACTATGA
- a CDS encoding superoxide dismutase family protein → MNIRSLATTCLISTALFSSIAVSAAEQKSADLYNESGETIGTVKLTDAPKGVILRIEANGLPAGWHGIHFHETGDCQHPEFKSAGGHVHHSSDELVHGLLNPEANDAGDLPNVYVNEDGSLTVELYSTYVGFDASEDRAALMDEDGAALIIHVNPDDYSSQPIGGAGARIACAIIKEASK, encoded by the coding sequence ATGAATATACGTTCTCTTGCTACTACCTGCCTGATATCGACCGCCCTATTCAGTAGTATCGCCGTATCTGCTGCAGAGCAAAAAAGTGCTGATCTATATAATGAATCCGGTGAAACCATTGGCACTGTGAAGCTGACCGATGCACCAAAAGGGGTTATTTTACGCATTGAAGCAAATGGCCTGCCCGCTGGTTGGCACGGCATACATTTCCATGAAACAGGCGATTGCCAACATCCGGAATTCAAAAGTGCTGGCGGCCATGTGCATCACAGCAGTGATGAACTGGTTCATGGCCTGCTGAATCCCGAAGCAAATGATGCCGGCGACTTACCTAACGTCTATGTCAATGAAGATGGTAGCCTGACTGTAGAATTGTATTCAACTTACGTCGGCTTTGATGCCAGCGAGGACAGAGCTGCTTTAATGGATGAAGACGGCGCCGCACTCATTATTCACGTTAACCCTGATGACTATAGCAGCCAGCCAATCGGCGGTGCCGGTGCGCGTATTGCCTGTGCCATTATCAAGGAAGCATCAAAGTAA
- a CDS encoding lysophospholipid acyltransferase family protein has protein sequence MIDIEKVYQRKARGAWRWPVIRQGAVAFLRWMLKEKEINHFLRQYEHLPLKEFIEEVFAELGVDYTLKMDTDAAISAQGRCVVVANHPLGGLDGLMLLHAMLSVRDDVKIIANEQLCALTPLAPYIIPVNVWKNDFARNQIKSVQATLEDGGAVIVFPAGEVSRAGADGIADRKWSKVFYQIAKRCDAPIVPIYVEGLNGPWFYRISRYLPFMSTLMLVREMWREQYERITLHMGKMLPISLLQSLPVDDAEVVMLIRAHVYGLADDGGGIFHAPQAVAQPVDDKVLQHAIRSTTVLGEINDQYRVLLHQPHKNPILLQEIGRLREISFRQVGEGSGQPRDLDHYDSHYQHLLVWDKEDQAIMGAYRVLPVAKGHREKRLAQLYTQGFFDFVGDQSWLDQAMELGRGFICPDYWNTRALDMMWQGIGAYYATRPHLRYLFGGVSISPQYPKEAVDWLVGYHRLYFVPDEPIVRARNPYVIKPAQQRKIAENFAGLSRAEAEKVLKKRLKHMNLVIPPLMKHYAALCDEGGVVFGDFSIDPAFGFCVDGFVVVDMSRMKAKKYERYIAPFVREYSGDVASGMVV, from the coding sequence ATGATTGATATCGAAAAGGTGTATCAGCGTAAAGCACGAGGTGCTTGGCGCTGGCCTGTGATACGGCAGGGTGCCGTGGCTTTCTTGCGCTGGATGCTCAAAGAGAAAGAAATTAATCATTTTCTCCGTCAATATGAACATTTGCCGCTCAAGGAATTTATCGAGGAGGTCTTTGCTGAGTTAGGCGTGGACTATACGCTGAAAATGGATACTGATGCGGCTATTTCTGCGCAGGGTCGTTGCGTTGTGGTGGCTAATCATCCATTGGGTGGTCTTGATGGGCTGATGCTGCTGCACGCGATGCTCTCCGTGCGTGATGACGTCAAAATTATTGCCAATGAGCAGCTGTGCGCGTTAACACCGCTGGCGCCGTATATTATTCCAGTCAACGTATGGAAGAACGACTTCGCTCGCAATCAGATCAAGAGCGTTCAGGCAACGCTGGAAGATGGCGGGGCAGTGATTGTTTTTCCGGCTGGTGAAGTGTCACGAGCGGGTGCGGATGGTATTGCTGATCGCAAGTGGTCGAAGGTGTTTTACCAAATTGCCAAGCGCTGCGACGCACCGATTGTGCCGATCTATGTTGAAGGGTTGAATGGTCCGTGGTTTTACCGCATCAGCCGCTATTTGCCATTCATGTCGACATTGATGTTGGTGCGTGAGATGTGGCGTGAGCAGTATGAGCGCATCACGTTGCACATGGGCAAGATGTTGCCGATTAGCTTGCTGCAATCGTTGCCAGTTGATGATGCAGAGGTTGTGATGCTGATTCGTGCGCATGTCTATGGGCTGGCCGATGATGGTGGCGGTATTTTCCACGCACCACAGGCGGTTGCACAGCCGGTTGATGACAAAGTGCTTCAGCATGCTATCCGCTCGACAACAGTGTTGGGTGAAATTAACGATCAATACCGCGTATTGCTGCATCAGCCGCATAAAAACCCGATTTTATTGCAGGAAATTGGTCGCTTGCGTGAAATTTCCTTCCGCCAGGTTGGTGAGGGCAGTGGTCAACCGCGAGATTTGGATCACTATGACAGCCACTATCAGCATTTACTGGTTTGGGATAAAGAAGACCAAGCGATTATGGGGGCATATCGCGTATTGCCGGTTGCGAAAGGACATCGTGAAAAGCGTCTTGCCCAGCTTTATACGCAAGGCTTTTTTGATTTTGTCGGTGATCAGTCGTGGCTTGATCAGGCGATGGAGCTCGGACGCGGTTTTATTTGTCCTGATTACTGGAATACCCGCGCACTCGATATGATGTGGCAAGGTATTGGCGCTTATTATGCGACGCGTCCACATCTGCGCTATTTATTCGGCGGGGTGAGTATTTCGCCACAATATCCCAAAGAGGCGGTGGATTGGCTGGTCGGATACCATCGCCTCTATTTTGTGCCGGACGAGCCGATCGTGCGCGCGCGCAATCCGTATGTGATCAAGCCAGCGCAGCAGCGCAAGATTGCTGAAAATTTCGCCGGATTGTCGCGTGCCGAGGCTGAAAAAGTGCTCAAAAAGCGCCTCAAGCACATGAATTTGGTCATTCCTCCGTTGATGAAGCACTACGCGGCACTGTGTGACGAAGGCGGGGTGGTGTTTGGTGATTTTTCGATTGATCCCGCGTTTGGTTTTTGTGTAGACGGGTTTGTGGTGGTGGACATGAGCCGCATGAAAGCGAAGAAATACGAGCGCTATATTGCGCCGTTTGTGCGAGAGTATAGCGGTGATGTGGCGAGTGGCATGGTGGTTTGA